In Paractinoplanes brasiliensis, the following proteins share a genomic window:
- a CDS encoding glycosyl hydrolase family 18 protein — translation MQKSLRRATWVSAIVVVAATAAVPATQASAAAACAPAWSSTAVYVKDNVASQNGHNYTAKWWTQGESPATKSGQWDVWIDNGVCGGTTPPTTPPTTPPTTPPTTPPTTPPTTPPTTQPPGPSGKNVVGYFAQWGVYGRQYFVKNLVTSGSAAKLTHLLYAFGNTTGGQCTIGDSYADYDMAYTAANSVDGVADTWDAGALRGSFNQLRKLKKAYPNIKIIWSFGGWTWSGGFTQAAANPTAFANSCYNLVKDPRWADVFDGIDLDWEYPNACGLTCDASGPASYNNVITAVRNKFGNNFLVTSAISADGSNGGKLDVADYASGISKLNLVFPMTYDYFGAFAPQGPTAPHSPLNSYSGIPQQGFWSDAAIQKLKSKGVPASKMLLGIGFYGRGWTGVSQTAPGGSASGAAPGTYEAGIEDYKVLKNSCPATGTVGGTAYAKCGSNWWSYDTPSTIAGKMAYVKQQGLGGAFFWEFSGDTANGELITAIKNNL, via the coding sequence GTGCAGAAATCCCTCCGCCGCGCCACCTGGGTGTCGGCGATCGTGGTGGTGGCGGCCACCGCCGCGGTCCCGGCCACCCAGGCGTCGGCTGCTGCGGCCTGTGCCCCCGCGTGGTCCTCCACCGCTGTCTACGTCAAGGACAACGTCGCCTCTCAGAACGGCCACAACTACACCGCCAAGTGGTGGACCCAGGGCGAGTCGCCCGCCACCAAGAGCGGCCAGTGGGACGTCTGGATCGACAACGGTGTCTGCGGCGGAACGACGCCCCCCACCACGCCCCCCACCACCCCGCCCACGACTCCTCCGACGACGCCCCCCACGACCCCGCCCACCACGCCGCCGACCACCCAGCCGCCCGGCCCCAGCGGCAAGAACGTCGTCGGCTACTTCGCCCAGTGGGGCGTCTACGGCCGTCAGTACTTCGTGAAGAACCTGGTCACCTCCGGCTCGGCCGCGAAGCTGACCCACCTGCTGTACGCGTTCGGCAACACCACCGGCGGCCAGTGCACGATCGGCGACTCGTACGCCGACTACGACATGGCCTACACCGCGGCCAACAGCGTGGACGGCGTCGCCGACACCTGGGACGCCGGCGCGCTGCGCGGCTCCTTCAACCAGCTGCGCAAGCTCAAGAAGGCGTACCCGAACATCAAGATCATCTGGTCGTTCGGCGGCTGGACCTGGTCCGGCGGCTTCACCCAGGCCGCGGCCAACCCGACCGCGTTCGCCAACTCGTGCTACAACCTGGTCAAGGACCCCCGCTGGGCCGACGTCTTCGACGGCATCGACCTCGACTGGGAGTACCCGAACGCCTGCGGCCTGACCTGTGACGCCAGCGGTCCCGCGTCGTACAACAACGTGATCACCGCGGTGCGCAACAAGTTCGGCAACAACTTCCTGGTCACCTCGGCGATCTCGGCGGACGGCTCGAACGGCGGCAAGCTCGACGTGGCCGACTACGCCTCCGGCATCTCGAAGCTGAACCTGGTCTTCCCGATGACCTACGACTACTTCGGCGCGTTCGCCCCGCAGGGCCCGACCGCCCCGCACTCGCCGCTGAACTCGTACTCCGGCATCCCGCAGCAGGGCTTCTGGTCCGACGCGGCGATCCAGAAGCTCAAGAGCAAGGGCGTCCCGGCCAGCAAGATGCTGCTGGGCATCGGCTTCTACGGACGCGGCTGGACCGGCGTCAGCCAGACCGCCCCGGGCGGTTCGGCCAGCGGCGCGGCCCCCGGCACGTACGAGGCCGGCATCGAGGACTACAAGGTGCTCAAGAACAGCTGCCCGGCCACGGGCACGGTCGGCGGCACCGCGTACGCCAAGTGCGGCAGCAACTGGTGGAGCTACGACACCCCGTCGACCATCGCCGGGAAGATGGCGTACGTGAAGCAGCAGGGTCTCGGCGGAGCGTTCTTCTGGGAGTTCTCCGGCGACACCGCCAACGGTGAGCTGATCACCGCGATCAAGAACAACCTGTAA
- the proC gene encoding pyrroline-5-carboxylate reductase has protein sequence MTKHSVAVIGAGKLGELVLAGLLRSGWTPQQVLATTRRPERAAELAERHGIRPVLNLTAVTQADVLLIAVKPQDAGKLLDDFGMKVPPDRLVVSLCAGLPTSFFAERLPGGIPVVRVMTNTPALVDQAMTAISPGPYATDEHLAIVEEVFQPLGRTVRVPESQQDAVTAVSGSGPAYFYLLVEAMADAGVLLGLPRNVAHELAVQTAVGSAIMLRDSGEHPVKLRESVTSPGGTTAAALRELENHGLRAAFLSALEAARDRARQIATEMTTKN, from the coding sequence ATGACCAAGCACAGTGTCGCCGTGATCGGCGCGGGCAAGCTCGGCGAGCTGGTCCTGGCCGGACTGCTGCGCTCCGGGTGGACGCCGCAGCAGGTGCTGGCCACCACCCGGCGTCCCGAGCGGGCGGCCGAGCTGGCCGAGCGGCACGGCATCCGCCCGGTGCTCAACCTGACCGCGGTGACGCAGGCCGACGTCCTGCTGATCGCCGTGAAGCCGCAGGACGCGGGCAAGCTGCTCGACGACTTCGGCATGAAGGTGCCGCCGGACAGGCTGGTCGTCTCGCTCTGCGCCGGCCTGCCCACCAGCTTCTTCGCCGAGCGCCTGCCCGGCGGGATCCCGGTCGTGCGGGTCATGACCAACACGCCCGCCCTGGTCGACCAGGCGATGACGGCGATCTCGCCCGGGCCGTACGCGACCGACGAGCACCTGGCGATCGTCGAAGAGGTCTTCCAGCCGCTCGGCCGCACTGTGCGGGTGCCCGAGAGCCAGCAGGACGCCGTGACGGCGGTGTCCGGCTCCGGCCCGGCCTACTTCTATCTGCTGGTCGAGGCGATGGCCGACGCCGGCGTGCTGCTCGGGCTGCCCCGCAACGTCGCCCACGAGCTGGCCGTGCAGACCGCCGTCGGCTCGGCGATCATGCTGCGGGACTCGGGGGAGCACCCGGTCAAGCTGCGCGAGTCGGTCACCTCCCCGGGCGGCACGACGGCTGCCGCGCTGCGTGAGCTCGAGAACCACGGGTTGCGGGCTGCATTCCTGAGCGCGCTGGAGGCAGCCCGCGATCGTGCCCGCCAGATCGCCACCGAGATGACCACCAAGAACTGA
- a CDS encoding DUF429 domain-containing protein, which translates to MSVRVIGVDAYALGWVGVELRDGAFGRAVLASTLYEIVAGSSGASVIGVDIPLGMLPDRWRAADTLAAEELGPRRGSVFRVPPRAVWQEADFTAANRLCRELTGAGLSRQSWALRPKLLEANAIWERHPGLLFEAHPEVSFRTMAGEPLQYAKKTWTGQARRRELLARNGIVLPDQIGPAGQAPPDDILDAAAVAWSAHRMATGTALSHPSPPEETNGSKIAIWY; encoded by the coding sequence ATGAGTGTCCGAGTAATAGGTGTCGATGCGTACGCGCTCGGCTGGGTCGGCGTCGAGCTGCGCGACGGCGCGTTCGGCCGGGCCGTGCTGGCTTCCACGCTGTACGAGATAGTCGCCGGCAGCTCCGGCGCCTCGGTCATCGGCGTGGACATCCCCCTGGGCATGCTGCCCGACCGCTGGCGGGCCGCCGACACGCTCGCGGCCGAGGAACTGGGACCGCGCCGCGGCAGCGTGTTCCGGGTTCCGCCCCGCGCGGTCTGGCAGGAAGCCGACTTCACCGCGGCCAACCGGCTGTGCCGCGAGCTGACCGGCGCCGGGCTGAGCCGCCAGTCCTGGGCGTTGCGGCCCAAGCTGCTGGAGGCCAACGCCATCTGGGAACGGCATCCGGGGCTGCTCTTCGAGGCGCACCCGGAGGTCTCGTTCCGCACCATGGCCGGCGAGCCCCTGCAGTACGCGAAGAAGACGTGGACCGGCCAGGCCCGCCGGCGCGAGCTGCTGGCCCGCAACGGGATTGTTCTGCCCGACCAGATCGGCCCGGCCGGTCAGGCGCCGCCGGACGACATCCTGGACGCGGCCGCGGTGGCCTGGTCAGCCCACCGGATGGCGACCGGGACGGCGCTCAGCCACCCCAGCCCACCCGAGGAAACCAACGGCTCCAAGATCGCCATCTGGTACTAG